The following proteins are co-located in the Clostridiales bacterium genome:
- a CDS encoding HPr family phosphocarrier protein, whose product MLSREIAVMNKTGLHARPAAEFVKEAAKFTSAITIESKQKKINAKSILHVLSAGIAAGSTIVISADGDDEVQAIEKLAEVILNFKE is encoded by the coding sequence ATGTTAAGCAGAGAAATTGCCGTCATGAACAAGACCGGACTTCATGCGAGGCCTGCGGCGGAATTTGTGAAGGAAGCCGCCAAATTTACGTCAGCTATAACTATTGAATCGAAACAAAAGAAGATAAACGCAAAGAGTATCTTGCATGTACTTTCCGCTGGCATCGCTGCCGGGAGCACCATTGTCATATCCGCAGACGGAGATGATGAAGTGCAGGCCATAGAGAAACTGGCGGAAGTGATTTTGAATTTTAAGGAATGA
- the ptsP gene encoding phosphoenolpyruvate--protein phosphotransferase has translation MRIGVACSPGLAIAKAYILEEPEINIDCRCIPENEKEEELRKLEHAFEQSREQLEAVYEKTLLSVGEKDAEIIQAHQMILEDPVFYDEIKDAVTHELLRAEHAISKKVEEQVAMFELIDDPYIRERAADVRDVGSRLLKNALGIEIRDISSMKENVIVIGHDITPSLMATLDRNHVKGIIAEVGGATAHTAILARNMEIPAILGASGALGLTCEGQMIAIDGSKGEVTINPNEEEIKDIEKRIEHAAVVKNELRQIKDKESKTLDGHAIELVANIGLPMDAEKAVEYGAEGVGLFRTEFLYMDRSSQPDEEEQFEAYKKVLIDMCGRPVIIRTLDVGGDKEIPYFKLEKEENPFLGYRAIRICLEDRELFKTQLRAVLRASIYGKALIMFPMISGVDEVVAAKAVLEEAKEELRTKGQDFDDQIKVGIMVEIPSAAIAADLFTGEIDFFSIGTNDLTQYALAVDRGNTKITHIYNSFHPALLRLYKNVINASKKDGKFTGMCGELAGNPLASLLLLGMGFDELSMSPGSILKVKKIITSVSMEQAQKVAEHAMGLHSAAEIEAYLKDELKGLGLDYILEL, from the coding sequence ATGAGGATAGGTGTGGCCTGTTCGCCGGGATTGGCGATTGCAAAAGCATATATATTGGAAGAACCGGAAATCAATATCGATTGCAGGTGTATTCCGGAGAATGAGAAAGAGGAAGAGCTGAGAAAACTGGAGCATGCATTTGAACAGTCCAGAGAACAGCTTGAGGCGGTGTACGAGAAAACCTTGCTATCCGTTGGAGAAAAGGATGCGGAAATCATACAAGCCCACCAGATGATACTGGAAGATCCGGTGTTTTATGATGAAATCAAAGATGCTGTAACACATGAACTTCTTAGGGCAGAGCATGCCATCTCAAAGAAGGTAGAAGAGCAGGTAGCCATGTTTGAGCTGATTGACGACCCCTATATCAGGGAGCGTGCAGCAGACGTGAGAGATGTGGGCAGTAGATTGCTTAAAAATGCACTGGGAATTGAGATTCGAGATATCTCTAGTATGAAGGAAAACGTCATTGTGATCGGTCATGATATTACGCCGTCTTTGATGGCAACCCTGGACCGCAATCACGTGAAGGGAATCATAGCTGAAGTCGGAGGCGCTACGGCACATACAGCCATCCTTGCAAGAAACATGGAAATCCCTGCGATTCTTGGCGCATCGGGAGCGCTAGGCCTCACCTGTGAAGGGCAGATGATTGCAATTGACGGCAGCAAAGGTGAGGTGACCATCAATCCAAACGAGGAAGAAATCAAAGACATCGAGAAGAGAATCGAACATGCTGCCGTAGTGAAAAATGAACTGCGTCAGATCAAGGATAAAGAAAGTAAGACCCTGGATGGGCATGCTATTGAATTGGTTGCCAACATCGGCCTGCCCATGGATGCAGAAAAAGCGGTGGAATACGGAGCGGAAGGCGTTGGGCTTTTCCGTACGGAATTTCTATACATGGATCGATCCAGCCAGCCTGATGAAGAAGAGCAGTTTGAAGCTTATAAAAAGGTATTGATCGATATGTGCGGGCGCCCGGTGATCATCCGAACCCTGGATGTGGGGGGAGACAAAGAAATCCCCTATTTCAAGCTGGAAAAAGAGGAAAACCCCTTCCTTGGATATCGAGCCATCAGGATCTGCCTGGAGGACAGAGAACTGTTCAAAACGCAGTTGAGAGCGGTTTTGAGAGCCAGCATCTACGGAAAGGCACTGATCATGTTTCCCATGATCTCTGGCGTGGATGAGGTGGTGGCGGCAAAAGCTGTGCTGGAAGAAGCAAAGGAAGAGCTCAGGACAAAGGGACAGGACTTCGATGACCAGATCAAAGTGGGCATTATGGTAGAAATCCCGTCTGCAGCAATTGCAGCGGATTTATTCACGGGAGAGATTGACTTCTTCAGCATCGGAACCAATGACCTGACCCAGTATGCACTGGCAGTAGACAGAGGAAACACAAAGATTACCCACATTTACAACAGCTTCCATCCTGCATTGCTGAGATTATATAAAAATGTAATAAACGCATCAAAGAAGGATGGGAAATTTACCGGGATGTGCGGGGAACTTGCAGGAAACCCGCTGGCATCACTGCTTCTGTTGGGAATGGGTTTTGATGAGCTGAGCATGAGCCCGGGCTCCATTCTGAAGGTAAAGAAGATTATTACCTCAGTGAGCATGGAACAGGCACAGAAGGTTGCAGAACATGCCATGGGCCTGCATAGTGCAGCAGAAATCGAAGCATATTTGAAAGATGAATTGAAGGGTTTGGGTCTTGATTATATTCTCGAATTATAA
- the hprK gene encoding HPr(Ser) kinase/phosphatase produces MGVKVTDLVDIFHLKILSQGADDTEISLIESNRSGLQLSGFYDYFEEKRIQLIGNAENGYLQSLSPEARQQALEELISRNVPCIIITNGLDVSSPIETIGKKHGRWILSTTNTTSRFWVDITLYLQSELAESISQHGDLVDVYGVGVLITGKSGIGKSETALDLVRNGHLLIADDAVMIKKIGQDLLVGTGSELTKNLMEIRGIGIININSLFGKSAIRLQQNIEIVMNLEVWNESTYYDRVGEEYETIDILGIELPYIRIPVKPGRNIAAIVEIAALNYRQNMMGYNAARELSNAIKNLSK; encoded by the coding sequence ATGGGTGTAAAAGTCACTGATCTTGTTGATATCTTTCATTTAAAAATTCTCAGTCAAGGTGCAGACGATACAGAAATCAGCCTGATAGAAAGCAACCGGAGCGGTCTTCAGCTATCGGGATTTTATGATTACTTTGAAGAAAAAAGAATACAGCTGATTGGAAATGCAGAAAATGGCTATCTTCAGAGCCTCTCACCAGAAGCACGGCAGCAGGCACTGGAGGAACTGATCAGCCGCAATGTTCCTTGCATCATCATCACCAACGGACTAGATGTATCCAGTCCCATCGAAACCATCGGAAAAAAGCATGGGCGATGGATTCTATCCACCACAAATACAACCTCCAGATTCTGGGTGGACATCACGCTATACCTTCAAAGTGAACTCGCAGAAAGCATCTCTCAGCATGGTGATTTGGTGGATGTCTATGGAGTTGGCGTTCTTATCACAGGAAAAAGCGGTATCGGAAAAAGCGAAACAGCACTGGATCTCGTGAGAAATGGCCATCTGTTGATTGCGGATGACGCGGTTATGATCAAAAAAATTGGTCAGGATCTGCTGGTTGGAACCGGCAGTGAGCTGACCAAGAATCTGATGGAAATCAGGGGAATCGGCATCATTAACATCAATTCCCTCTTTGGCAAAAGCGCAATTCGCCTCCAACAAAATATCGAAATCGTAATGAATCTGGAAGTTTGGAACGAAAGCACCTACTACGACAGGGTTGGCGAAGAGTATGAAACCATAGATATCCTCGGAATCGAACTTCCCTACATCAGAATCCCTGTAAAACCCGGAAGAAACATTGCCGCCATAGTGGAAATTGCAGCATTAAATTATAGGCAAAATATGATGGGTTATAATGCAGCAAGAGAACTGAGCAATGCCATCAAGAATTTAAGTAAATAA
- a CDS encoding CarD family transcriptional regulator, translated as MFVIGEKIVYPMHGAGIIEEIEEKLILGESRKYYILKVPFGDMKIMIPVDSSNDIGVRSIISVDEIDAVMDILSAGSSEMSNNWNRRYRENMEKLKTGDIYSVAEVVRNLMRTDREKKLSTGEKKMLSNAKQILVSEIILVKEIDPEAAEEIINKSV; from the coding sequence ATGTTTGTCATAGGAGAAAAAATCGTGTATCCTATGCACGGAGCCGGAATTATCGAAGAAATTGAAGAAAAATTAATTCTCGGCGAAAGTAGGAAATATTATATTTTAAAGGTCCCGTTCGGAGACATGAAAATTATGATTCCTGTCGATAGCAGCAATGATATCGGTGTCAGGTCTATTATTTCAGTTGATGAGATTGACGCGGTCATGGATATTCTGAGCGCGGGTTCCAGTGAAATGTCGAACAACTGGAACAGAAGGTACCGTGAGAATATGGAGAAATTGAAGACCGGCGACATTTATAGTGTTGCTGAGGTCGTCAGGAACTTAATGCGGACAGACCGGGAGAAGAAACTTTCTACCGGTGAAAAGAAAATGCTTTCCAACGCAAAGCAGATTCTCGTCAGCGAAATCATTCTGGTCAAGGAAATTGACCCGGAAGCTGCAGAGGAGATCATAAACAAGTCTGTATAA
- a CDS encoding PIN/TRAM domain-containing protein, giving the protein MIKKLIRIIFSLVGVLFGYGVFLLGRFLIEGSSLAGKIMATETQEFIAALGCSLLFGLIFYLLTPVFGRHGQNLAKNIETDLQKVPTNEIVTGTFGLIIGLVIAFLISQIYSGIDIFFIGTVLSVFTYIFLGYLGIVVATRKGKDLIPVWLSVKKGTPSKTKGKSGDATPKILDTSVIIDGRIADIMKTGFIEGNIVIPEFVLVELRHIADSSDGLKRNRGRRGLDILNRIQTEYGIEIYNTVAEKALDEIPEVDVKLLKLAQMMNGKVVTNDFNLNKVAVIKGVEVLNINELANTLKPVVLPGEDMTLFLVKEGKESNQAVAYLDDGTMIVVEEGRRFIGQTIHVTVTSVLQTAAGRMIFAKPKR; this is encoded by the coding sequence ATGATAAAAAAACTAATTAGAATTATTTTCAGCCTAGTCGGAGTATTGTTTGGATACGGAGTTTTTTTGCTAGGGAGATTTTTGATTGAGGGGTCCAGTCTCGCAGGCAAGATTATGGCTACTGAGACACAGGAATTTATTGCAGCATTAGGCTGCTCCTTATTATTTGGACTTATTTTTTATTTATTGACGCCTGTGTTTGGCCGTCATGGTCAAAACTTGGCCAAGAATATTGAGACAGATCTTCAAAAGGTACCTACCAACGAAATCGTAACCGGAACATTCGGATTGATTATCGGCTTAGTCATCGCATTCTTGATCAGCCAGATTTACAGCGGAATCGATATCTTCTTTATCGGAACCGTGCTGTCGGTTTTTACCTATATTTTTCTGGGTTATCTCGGGATTGTGGTTGCTACCAGAAAAGGCAAAGACCTTATACCGGTTTGGCTATCTGTAAAGAAAGGGACGCCTTCGAAAACCAAAGGCAAATCAGGGGATGCAACGCCTAAAATCTTAGACACCAGCGTCATTATTGACGGGCGAATTGCTGATATTATGAAGACCGGTTTTATCGAAGGAAATATCGTTATTCCGGAATTTGTACTTGTGGAACTTCGTCATATTGCCGACTCCTCTGATGGCCTTAAGAGAAACCGCGGCCGCAGAGGATTGGATATCCTGAATCGGATTCAGACAGAATACGGAATTGAAATTTATAACACAGTAGCAGAAAAAGCTCTGGATGAAATTCCTGAGGTAGACGTTAAACTTTTGAAACTGGCGCAGATGATGAATGGGAAGGTCGTAACCAATGATTTTAACCTGAATAAGGTTGCTGTGATCAAGGGCGTAGAAGTACTGAACATTAATGAGCTGGCCAATACGCTAAAGCCAGTGGTACTTCCGGGTGAAGACATGACTCTATTCCTCGTCAAGGAGGGGAAAGAATCCAATCAAGCGGTAGCATATCTGGATGATGGAACCATGATCGTTGTAGAGGAAGGCAGAAGATTTATCGGTCAGACCATTCACGTGACGGTAACCAGCGTGCTGCAAACTGCAGCGGGAAGAATGATTTTCGCAAAACCGAAACGATAG
- a CDS encoding 2-C-methyl-D-erythritol 2,4-cyclodiphosphate synthase yields MTKEVKTAVIIPAAGSGSRMGGGIPKQYGKLGGMSILARTVKAFADQNEIHDIIIVTNGDFIGRCRKELSALRLLGKVRAIIPGGKERQDSIYEAVRQLPDDVDIVLVHDGVRPFVTGELIRRTIEIAKEQGAAVAAVPVKDTVKTVENNYLTKTLDRKRLYSVQTPQGFRRELLVRAYEEAFRNNYYGTDDAFLVERIGEKSHIVRGDYYNIKITTMEDIVFGEAILGGRIETGTGQPEELLHREQYNTPIDEENGLMTNSSPVDDIRVGSGYDVHKLTEGRKLILGGVELPYEKGLLGHSDADVLLHAIMDAMLGAAALGDIGRHFPDNDEAYRGISSLLLLKEVNNLLKEKGFYVVNLDATVIAERPKIAPYVSLMTDKISNMLQIDGSRVNIKGTTTEGLGFCGRGEGIASQATVLIRRRG; encoded by the coding sequence ATGACAAAGGAAGTCAAAACTGCTGTCATTATACCTGCCGCCGGTTCCGGATCAAGAATGGGCGGCGGTATTCCGAAACAATACGGAAAACTTGGCGGTATGTCCATCCTAGCAAGAACTGTAAAAGCCTTTGCCGATCAGAACGAAATTCATGACATTATTATTGTTACAAACGGGGATTTTATCGGTCGGTGCCGCAAGGAACTTAGTGCCTTGCGACTACTCGGAAAAGTCAGGGCGATTATTCCGGGAGGCAAGGAGCGACAGGATTCCATTTATGAAGCGGTCCGCCAGCTTCCCGATGATGTGGACATCGTGCTGGTGCACGATGGGGTAAGGCCTTTTGTCACAGGCGAGTTGATTCGGCGCACCATAGAAATAGCAAAAGAGCAGGGGGCGGCTGTAGCAGCTGTTCCGGTGAAGGATACTGTAAAAACTGTTGAGAATAACTATTTGACAAAGACGCTTGATCGAAAGCGTCTATATTCTGTTCAGACCCCGCAGGGTTTTCGAAGAGAGCTTCTGGTTCGTGCTTATGAGGAGGCGTTCCGAAACAATTATTATGGAACGGATGATGCTTTTTTGGTAGAACGGATCGGAGAAAAATCCCATATTGTGAGAGGCGATTATTATAATATCAAGATAACTACTATGGAGGATATCGTATTTGGAGAAGCAATTCTCGGCGGTCGGATTGAAACAGGAACCGGTCAGCCTGAAGAACTGCTGCATCGTGAACAATATAACACGCCGATTGATGAAGAGAATGGGCTGATGACGAATTCTTCACCAGTTGATGACATTCGAGTTGGATCGGGCTACGACGTGCATAAGCTGACGGAGGGAAGAAAGCTGATTCTCGGTGGCGTAGAGCTTCCGTATGAGAAAGGGCTTTTGGGTCATTCCGATGCGGATGTACTTCTTCATGCCATTATGGATGCCATGCTCGGCGCAGCAGCACTAGGCGATATTGGCCGCCACTTTCCGGATAATGACGAAGCATACCGGGGAATTTCCAGCCTTTTATTATTGAAGGAAGTAAATAACCTTTTAAAGGAAAAGGGTTTTTATGTTGTTAATCTTGATGCGACGGTGATTGCAGAAAGACCGAAGATTGCACCCTATGTAAGTCTGATGACCGATAAAATTTCAAATATGCTCCAAATTGATGGAAGCAGAGTCAATATAAAAGGAACAACCACCGAAGGCCTAGGGTTTTGCGGAAGAGGAGAGGGCATCGCCTCACAGGCAACCGTTCTAATTCGACGCAGAGGATAA
- a CDS encoding proline--tRNA ligase, whose translation MRLSKMYIRTLREVPNEAEIPSHIWLLRAGMIRRLVSGVYGFMPLGFRSVRKIEDIVREEMDAKGGQEIHMSALQPAELWQESGRWYAYGPEMWRLRDRNEREFCLGPTHEEIFTDIVRSEVSSYRQLPLNLYQIQTKYRDEKRPRFGLMRSREFVMKDAYSFDRDWEGLDQSYRDMYDAYERVFTRCGLVFRAVEADTGAIGGSASHEFTALSEVGESEIAYCGSCDMAATSERAECVNDTPSDEAELPLEKVVTPGTKTIAEVAGFLKVDEKQTIKALLFRVYGEAEESVSYVAAFIRGDRELNMTKLVNALGVPEHAVEFADEAEMGAVTGSVGGFTGPVGLHDCKILVDSELVGLKNLVAGACEKDHHLINVNYGRDYKGDIVTDLKLIKAGDKCPVCGAPVKMARGIEVGQVFKLGTKYSKSMGAYYKDENMNDQLIIMGCYGIGVTRTLAAIVEQHHDENGIIWPMSVAPYHVIVTVVNTEDEQQTVLAETIYQELLKAGIEALIDDRKERPGVKFKDADVLGIPVRITVGKKAAEGVVEYKLRKESAFSEISAEAAASDAIAYVRAELSK comes from the coding sequence ATGAGACTTTCAAAAATGTATATTAGAACGTTAAGAGAGGTTCCTAACGAAGCAGAGATTCCAAGCCATATCTGGCTGCTGCGGGCCGGTATGATCCGCAGGCTGGTGTCCGGCGTATACGGCTTCATGCCTCTTGGTTTTCGCTCCGTAAGGAAGATTGAAGATATTGTTCGTGAGGAGATGGATGCCAAGGGCGGGCAGGAAATTCACATGTCGGCTCTTCAGCCTGCTGAATTGTGGCAGGAGTCTGGCAGATGGTATGCTTACGGGCCGGAAATGTGGAGATTAAGGGATAGAAATGAAAGGGAGTTCTGCCTGGGGCCAACCCATGAAGAAATCTTTACTGATATTGTGAGAAGCGAAGTAAGCTCATATCGTCAGCTTCCTCTGAATCTTTATCAGATCCAGACGAAGTACAGAGATGAGAAAAGACCTCGTTTCGGCTTAATGAGAAGCCGGGAATTCGTTATGAAGGATGCGTACTCCTTTGACAGGGACTGGGAAGGTCTTGATCAGAGCTATCGTGATATGTATGATGCATATGAAAGAGTATTCACGCGCTGCGGGCTGGTATTTCGTGCGGTAGAAGCGGATACTGGTGCCATCGGCGGCAGTGCTTCCCATGAATTCACTGCCCTTTCCGAAGTAGGAGAAAGTGAAATCGCTTACTGTGGAAGCTGTGATATGGCCGCTACCTCCGAGAGAGCAGAATGCGTGAACGATACTCCCTCCGATGAAGCGGAGCTGCCCCTGGAAAAGGTGGTAACACCTGGAACCAAAACGATTGCAGAGGTGGCTGGCTTCCTTAAGGTGGACGAAAAGCAGACGATAAAAGCGCTTCTTTTTAGAGTCTACGGCGAAGCAGAGGAGTCTGTTTCCTATGTTGCTGCATTTATTCGGGGTGATCGTGAGCTGAATATGACAAAGCTGGTCAATGCACTGGGTGTTCCTGAGCATGCTGTGGAATTTGCGGATGAAGCAGAAATGGGTGCTGTCACTGGAAGCGTGGGAGGTTTTACAGGCCCGGTAGGCTTGCATGACTGTAAGATCCTCGTGGACAGTGAATTGGTCGGTCTAAAAAACCTAGTGGCAGGTGCCTGTGAAAAGGATCACCATCTGATCAATGTAAACTACGGTCGAGATTATAAAGGTGATATCGTTACGGATCTTAAGCTCATCAAGGCCGGAGACAAGTGTCCGGTCTGCGGTGCTCCGGTTAAGATGGCAAGAGGGATCGAAGTTGGACAGGTATTCAAGCTTGGAACAAAATACAGCAAATCCATGGGTGCTTATTATAAGGACGAAAACATGAATGACCAGCTGATCATCATGGGCTGCTACGGAATCGGTGTTACAAGAACCCTTGCAGCAATCGTCGAGCAGCATCATGATGAAAACGGAATCATTTGGCCTATGTCAGTTGCGCCATATCATGTCATTGTCACTGTTGTAAATACAGAAGATGAACAGCAGACAGTTCTTGCGGAGACCATCTATCAGGAACTGCTGAAGGCTGGAATTGAAGCATTGATCGACGATCGTAAGGAACGGCCCGGTGTGAAATTTAAAGATGCCGACGTTCTTGGTATCCCTGTAAGAATCACTGTGGGCAAGAAAGCAGCCGAAGGAGTAGTGGAATATAAACTGAGAAAAGAGTCTGCTTTCTCTGAAATCAGTGCGGAAGCAGCTGCCTCCGATGCAATCGCTTATGTAAGAGCGGAACTAAGTAAGTGA
- a CDS encoding chromate transporter: protein MKLIWELFITFFKVGAFTIGGGLAMLPVIRKAVVEERGWLTEEEIVDCFAVSQSLPGVLAINAAIYVGNKKKGLQGSLASLLGVILPSYISIIVILLFLGSIEENTHVLGAFEGIKAASAAMILVAAYKLGKQILKGKVEIFIAVISFAVIVFAGINAVWAILFGGLTGLVVYQYNKRKGRAE, encoded by the coding sequence ATGAAACTGATCTGGGAACTATTCATCACATTTTTTAAGGTAGGGGCTTTTACTATTGGAGGAGGCCTTGCCATGCTGCCGGTAATACGAAAAGCGGTGGTTGAAGAACGAGGCTGGCTGACGGAGGAGGAAATCGTTGACTGCTTTGCGGTGAGTCAGTCTCTGCCCGGCGTTCTGGCAATTAACGCAGCCATTTACGTTGGCAATAAGAAAAAAGGCTTGCAGGGAAGTCTGGCGTCTCTTCTTGGTGTGATTCTCCCTTCCTATATCAGTATCATTGTAATCTTGCTGTTTCTGGGAAGCATCGAAGAAAATACTCATGTATTGGGTGCATTTGAAGGAATTAAAGCGGCTTCAGCGGCAATGATTCTGGTTGCAGCCTATAAATTAGGAAAGCAGATCCTCAAAGGAAAAGTAGAAATTTTCATTGCCGTGATTTCTTTTGCAGTAATCGTGTTTGCAGGAATCAACGCAGTTTGGGCCATCCTGTTCGGAGGGTTGACCGGTCTGGTGGTATACCAATACAATAAAAGAAAGGGCAGGGCTGAATAA
- a CDS encoding chromate transporter, with product MAYFNLFYMFFKIGMFSFGGGYAMLPLIFQSVQDFGIMSAAEFSRLVAISQVTPGPIAVNAATFVGFQYRGYLGAAVATAGVALPSLLLILITMHFMKIFQENQSVDAVLKGIRPATVGLIASAVIFLAENSILNGPVFTQDLFTNYREHINLLPMVFFLATIVLAGKFKISPIKLTLLAGLIGAVVIR from the coding sequence ATGGCATACTTTAATTTATTTTATATGTTCTTTAAAATCGGTATGTTCAGCTTTGGGGGAGGATATGCCATGCTGCCTTTGATCTTCCAAAGTGTTCAGGATTTTGGGATCATGAGTGCAGCGGAATTCTCAAGGCTGGTGGCTATTTCTCAGGTAACACCTGGTCCCATTGCAGTGAATGCCGCAACGTTTGTTGGATTTCAGTACAGAGGGTACCTTGGTGCTGCTGTAGCTACTGCAGGCGTTGCACTTCCATCGCTGCTTCTGATTCTTATCACGATGCATTTTATGAAAATCTTTCAGGAGAATCAATCTGTGGACGCAGTATTGAAGGGAATCCGGCCTGCAACTGTTGGACTGATTGCATCCGCAGTGATTTTTCTGGCGGAAAATTCCATTCTCAACGGACCCGTATTTACACAGGATCTATTCACAAACTACAGAGAACACATTAATCTGTTGCCTATGGTCTTTTTCCTTGCTACAATTGTTTTGGCGGGAAAATTTAAAATCAGTCCCATCAAGCTTACTCTCCTGGCGGGCTTAATCGGGGCTGTTGTGATCAGGTAA
- a CDS encoding NUDIX hydrolase, translated as MWTGGVRVILPDEEGRILMVKQCHEGKDIWMAPGGGIEEHEDAAQAAVREVMEETGLEISVKRLLWHVEEVSEERGQRFVNFFLGEVTGGTLGLGSDPEFDEAGQVLREVRFLTKKELLSLEHLYPEYLRTELWEALEPVHYPNEVFRLRK; from the coding sequence ATGTGGACTGGCGGAGTCAGGGTGATTTTGCCCGATGAAGAAGGAAGGATCCTGATGGTAAAGCAATGCCATGAGGGTAAGGATATCTGGATGGCACCCGGAGGGGGAATTGAGGAACATGAAGACGCAGCACAGGCTGCCGTTCGGGAAGTCATGGAAGAGACAGGCCTTGAAATCAGCGTGAAGCGGCTTCTGTGGCACGTGGAAGAGGTATCGGAAGAAAGAGGCCAAAGGTTTGTCAACTTCTTTCTGGGAGAAGTGACTGGCGGAACACTTGGATTGGGCTCTGATCCTGAGTTTGATGAAGCCGGGCAGGTTCTGCGAGAAGTAAGGTTTCTTACGAAAAAAGAACTTCTGAGTCTGGAACATCTTTACCCGGAATACCTTCGGACAGAGCTTTGGGAGGCGCTGGAACCGGTTCACTACCCCAATGAGGTATTTCGATTGCGAAAGTAA